DNA sequence from the Desulfuromonas thiophila genome:
GAGTGTCGATGTGACGTTGCTTTCGGCCGTAAGCGAGCTTGGTGCGGCACTCACCTTGGATGAGACAGGGAATATTCTGTATGATCCGGTATCTCCCCTGGTTTTTTTGGCTGAGGGTGCTACGGCTCAGGATCAATTTGGCATTCGCTTTACTGACGAGTGGGGGACCGCCACCGATACTGTGGTGGTCGTCGATTTGCTGGGCGTGAACGATGCGCCTGAGGCTGTGGCCGATGTGATCTATACCAACAACGTTGGCAGTTTCAATCTGGCGGCTTCACTCCTGACCGTCAATGACAGCGATCCCGATCAGGGTGACAGCCTGGAAGTGACGGCGGTGCAGAATGTGACCGGTGGCACGGCAGTGCTGGATACCGATACCGGCCTGATTGCGATTGATGGGGCGGAAACCTTCGAATACAGCGTAACGGATACGTTTGGTGGAACAGATAGCGCGCCGGTGGCCGTGGTATATCAAGCAGGCAGTTCCGTGACTGGATCGGAACAGGATGATATCCTGCTGGGCAGCGCCGGCAATGATACCCTGACCGGTGGCGCGGGCGACGATCTGTTTGGATTCTTTGTGGGTTGCGGTCAGGATACCATTACCGACTTTGTTGCCGGTGCGGCAACGGATGATGCTATCGATCTGTCGGCCTTTGCGGCGTTGACTTCCCTGGTGGAGGTTCTGGCGCTGGCAAGTCAGGAGGGAGACGATACCCTGATCGATCTGGGCAGTGGTGATGCCATAAGACTGCAGGGTGTTGTGCTGGAAAATCTGCAGGCTGACGATTTTGTTTTCGCCGCGGCCTAGAAAGGCTGTTTTCCTGCAGACTGTTTTTAGATTCGCCTGATTTTACCCCTGTTGCCGTTTGTTCGGCACAGGGGTTTTTTCTGAGTTTGCGGCAGTAATGTGTTCTTCTCTGTCGTAGTGCTGTAAATGCAGTTTCAGGAGCGGTTTTCAGCCGCGATATTCCTTGCACCGCCCATCGCGGCTGCAGGCTGCCGGCATCTCTGCTATCATGGCGGCGCGCTTCAAGAGCACAAAGGAGAACCCGCCATGACCGCCCTGAAAAAACTGCCCATCGGCATCCAGACCTTCGAAAAAATCCGCGCCGACCATGCCTACCTCTACGTCGACAAGACCGCTCTGATCCACCAACTGGTAACCGAAGGTGAGTACTACTTTCTCGCCCGGCCGCGCCGCTTCGGCAAAAGCCTGCTGGTATCCACCCTGCAGGCGCTGTTCGAAGGCCGCAAGGAACTGTTCAGCGGCCTGGCCATCGAACCCGTGTGGGACTGGAATACCCGCTATCCCGTCATCAAGATCAGCTTCGGTGGCGTGGCGCGTGACCTGCTGGAGATGAAATCGCTGGTGGCGGCTATCCTCCGTTCCAATCAGCAACGCCTCGGCATTGAATGCCATGAGACCCCCAGCGGCGGCGTCTGGCTCAAGGAACTCATCGAACAGACGCGCCAGAAATACGGCCAGAAGGTCGTCATCCTGGTCGACGAATACGACAAGCTCATCGTCGACAACCTCGACCAGCCCGATGTGGCCAGCC
Encoded proteins:
- a CDS encoding AAA family ATPase, producing the protein MTALKKLPIGIQTFEKIRADHAYLYVDKTALIHQLVTEGEYYFLARPRRFGKSLLVSTLQALFEGRKELFSGLAIEPVWDWNTRYPVIKISFGGVARDLLEMKSLVAAILRSNQQRLGIECHETPSGGVWLKELIEQTRQKYGQKVVILVDEYDKLIVDNLDQPDVASQGREVLRDLYTTIKDSDEHVKFAFLTGVSKFSKVSV